A DNA window from Gemmatimonadota bacterium contains the following coding sequences:
- a CDS encoding phytanoyl-CoA dioxygenase family protein: protein MPGGYALFTDDQWSCWDENGYVIIPDAVPAAHLEATISAIAAFLDLDPRDPETWYADPPRRLGFVEMYHHQAMWDNRQHERVYEAFKTLWNEEKLWVSIDRANMTPPEREDRPHGFKESLIHWDMDTSAHSETFKVQGVLYLTDTDADQGGFQCVPGFHKRFFEWVKTQPSDRDPMRPDMTGLEPVAIPGKAGDLLIWHSLLPHGNSRNTSDRPRWCQYISMSPSVKDDESHRQHRISLWRNRMNPDAFPGDPRGFERRSGPARLTTLGRRLLGLDRWG from the coding sequence ATGCCGGGAGGATATGCGTTGTTCACCGACGATCAGTGGTCCTGCTGGGACGAAAACGGCTACGTGATCATACCCGATGCCGTACCCGCCGCTCACCTGGAAGCCACGATTTCCGCCATCGCCGCGTTCCTGGACCTGGACCCCCGCGATCCGGAGACCTGGTACGCCGATCCGCCCCGCCGTCTCGGTTTCGTCGAAATGTACCATCACCAGGCGATGTGGGACAACCGGCAGCATGAGCGGGTATACGAGGCGTTCAAGACCCTGTGGAACGAGGAGAAGCTGTGGGTGAGCATCGACCGGGCCAACATGACGCCGCCGGAACGGGAAGACCGGCCGCACGGGTTCAAAGAGTCACTGATTCACTGGGACATGGACACGTCGGCCCATTCCGAGACTTTCAAGGTCCAGGGCGTGCTGTACCTGACAGATACGGACGCGGACCAGGGCGGCTTCCAGTGCGTGCCGGGGTTCCACAAACGGTTCTTCGAATGGGTGAAGACCCAGCCTTCCGACCGCGATCCCATGCGGCCGGACATGACTGGGCTGGAACCGGTCGCCATCCCCGGCAAGGCCGGCGACCTGCTCATCTGGCACAGCCTGCTGCCCCACGGGAACAGCCGCAACACTTCCGACAGGCCCCGCTGGTGCCAGTACATTTCAATGAGCCCGAGCGTGAAGGATGATGAAAGCCACCGGCAACACCGCATCTCGCTCTGGAGGAACCGCATGAACCCGGACGCCTTCCCGGGCGATCCGCGCGGCTTCGAGCGCCGAAGCGGTCCCGCGCGCCTCACCACGCTGGGACGCCGGCTGCTGGGCCTGGACCGCTGGGGGTAA
- a CDS encoding LacI family DNA-binding transcriptional regulator, which translates to MSSQPNKHTCALDGQDIDSARRCVPRAATGASPLRNRPVTIKDIARRLGISYSTVSRALSPRTSHLVKEQTRLLVRRAAAEMNYSPNLLAQAFVQGTEGVLGLVTNRIGQEFTGRQINHLVRAAAREGYQVLVAAVSSRRASSGKIESVERSAQAEQFMHLKARDVDGILVQALGDVSESARIVHAAGGKLPVAAFGYAVDDVSSVLLNPAPGMQAVTEHLIGLGHERICFLGEDPIGSGGPRSHVKGYRGAMGRHGLTPRIVPVETGSARSGYNLGRALRGRYTAIVCCSDYTALGVSRGLIESGVRVPDDMAVTGFGNSEVSAYVRPSLTTLSIPFEDMAALAIQVILHQIHGLPAPRRSVFEPYLTVRESCGSG; encoded by the coding sequence GTTGTGTGCCGCGCGCAGCCACGGGAGCCAGCCCCTTGAGGAACAGGCCGGTCACGATCAAGGACATCGCCAGGCGGCTGGGTATTTCGTACTCCACGGTCTCGAGGGCGCTGTCTCCCCGCACGTCCCACCTCGTAAAGGAACAGACGCGTCTGCTCGTGAGGCGGGCCGCGGCGGAGATGAACTATTCGCCCAATCTCCTGGCCCAGGCTTTCGTGCAGGGAACGGAAGGCGTCCTGGGGTTGGTGACCAACCGGATCGGCCAGGAATTCACCGGTAGGCAGATCAATCACCTGGTGCGGGCCGCCGCTCGAGAAGGTTACCAGGTGCTGGTCGCGGCGGTCTCGAGCCGGAGGGCATCTTCCGGGAAAATCGAAAGTGTCGAACGGTCCGCACAGGCCGAGCAGTTCATGCATCTGAAGGCCCGCGACGTAGACGGCATCCTGGTCCAGGCGCTCGGTGACGTAAGCGAGTCGGCCCGGATCGTCCATGCAGCGGGAGGCAAACTGCCCGTAGCGGCCTTTGGATACGCCGTGGACGATGTCTCGAGCGTGCTACTGAACCCGGCTCCGGGCATGCAGGCTGTGACCGAACATCTCATCGGGCTCGGCCATGAACGGATCTGCTTCCTCGGTGAAGACCCGATCGGCTCGGGCGGTCCGCGGTCCCATGTAAAGGGCTACCGCGGCGCGATGGGCAGGCACGGACTGACACCCCGCATCGTTCCTGTCGAAACCGGAAGCGCCCGATCCGGATACAACCTGGGCAGGGCGCTGCGCGGCCGGTACACGGCCATTGTATGTTGCTCTGACTACACGGCCCTCGGCGTCAGCAGGGGACTGATCGAATCCGGCGTGCGGGTTCCCGACGACATGGCGGTAACCGGTTTCGGAAACAGCGAGGTCTCGGCTTACGTCAGGCCATCCCTGACTACGCTTTCCATTCCCTTCGAGGACATGGCCGCCCTGGCGATACAGGTCATCCTTCACCAGATCCACGGCCTCCCCGCCCCGCGGCGGAGCGTCTTCGAACCCTATCTTACCGTCCGGGAATCCTGCGGCTCGGGATAA
- a CDS encoding LacI family transcriptional regulator — translation MRKKRVTIKDIAKTLGVSHTTVSRALSRNKSHMVSVETRRRVEQVAEEFSYRPNLLAKGFATGRTGTLGLLAGESYQEQAGTQIESFLRAADERNYRLLVGMSAEWGSSSPETGQAAQMEQFISSGIDGLLVQTMGDEGESERILAAVDDRVPVVTFHYPARGFPGVVLDYTAGFHRATEHLIALGHRRIGYLGENWEGTGHDAARGRGYFKAMTEHGLHPVCLPVGRQQTESGYRLSREVKDRFTALLCCSDYTAIGVYRGLGESGIRVPDDVAIVGNGDSDVSAFVTPALTTLSTPTRGIARAAMELMVKILEGREVACQIVLASNLIVRESCGSGAVDPTAMPW, via the coding sequence ATGAGAAAGAAGCGGGTGACGATCAAGGACATCGCGAAGACGCTGGGCGTCTCCCACACCACGGTCTCTCGCGCCCTGTCCCGGAACAAGTCGCACATGGTGAGCGTGGAAACCCGCCGGCGGGTGGAACAGGTTGCCGAGGAGTTTTCCTACCGGCCCAACCTGCTGGCCAAGGGATTTGCCACGGGCAGGACGGGCACGCTGGGCCTGCTGGCCGGCGAAAGCTACCAGGAGCAGGCCGGCACGCAGATCGAAAGTTTCCTGAGGGCCGCGGACGAACGGAACTACCGGCTCCTGGTGGGCATGTCCGCCGAATGGGGCTCCTCGTCTCCGGAGACCGGCCAGGCCGCGCAGATGGAGCAGTTCATATCAAGCGGCATTGACGGACTCCTGGTCCAGACCATGGGCGACGAGGGAGAGTCGGAGCGTATCCTGGCCGCGGTCGACGACCGGGTGCCCGTAGTGACTTTTCACTATCCCGCCCGGGGTTTCCCCGGCGTGGTGCTGGACTACACGGCGGGGTTCCACCGGGCAACGGAGCATCTGATTGCGCTGGGTCACCGGCGCATCGGGTACCTTGGCGAAAACTGGGAAGGCACCGGTCATGACGCCGCCAGGGGCAGGGGGTATTTCAAGGCCATGACCGAACACGGTCTCCACCCCGTTTGCCTGCCCGTCGGCCGCCAGCAGACGGAATCCGGCTACCGGCTGTCCAGGGAGGTGAAGGACCGGTTCACCGCCCTCCTGTGCTGCAGCGACTACACGGCCATCGGCGTATACCGCGGCCTGGGTGAATCGGGGATCCGCGTGCCCGACGACGTGGCCATCGTGGGCAACGGAGATTCGGACGTATCGGCATTCGTGACCCCCGCGCTTACGACGCTGTCGACGCCCACCAGGGGAATCGCGCGCGCGGCGATGGAACTGATGGTGAAGATCCTCGAGGGCCGCGAGGTAGCGTGTCAGATCGTGCTTGCGTCCAATCTGATCGTAAGGGAATCCTGCGGATCCGGCGCCGTGGACCCCACCGCGATGCCGTGGTGA
- a CDS encoding LacI family transcriptional regulator yields the protein MTDRPSVRSDRSMRVKQVTIKDIAQRLGISHSTVSRALSRSAAYLVSEKTRMLVKQTADEMQYTPNLMAQGFVTGKTGTLGLLTYQISLETYGNQTEQILRAAEREHYQLLMGMAVNRTSRSSQDDQGMQIRQLISRGVDGLLINTRGDRGESDRIRDMVRNHIPVVTYHYPTEHISGVVLDLEADFYHATNHLIELGHRRIGYIGRNLDLESPVSSKGRGYCRAMGDNDLPHEIIPPLGSRGEGGYIQGLNLRDRFSALLCRDDYTAIGICRGLRDGGLRIPEDVAVVGFGDIDVSAYLSPALTTMAVPYQEIAGTAMNLLLRKIGGADSAEQVTLHSRLIVRESCGGNKD from the coding sequence ATGACAGATCGGCCCTCGGTTAGATCGGATCGGTCCATGAGAGTCAAGCAGGTCACCATCAAGGACATTGCGCAGAGACTGGGGATCTCCCACTCCACGGTCTCGCGGGCCTTGTCCCGCAGCGCGGCCTATCTCGTCAGCGAGAAGACCCGGATGCTCGTGAAGCAGACCGCGGACGAGATGCAGTATACGCCCAATCTGATGGCGCAGGGATTCGTAACGGGCAAGACGGGCACGCTGGGCTTGCTCACCTACCAGATCTCCCTTGAAACGTACGGAAACCAGACGGAACAGATTCTCAGGGCGGCCGAGCGAGAACACTATCAACTGCTGATGGGCATGGCCGTGAACCGGACTTCCCGGTCTTCGCAGGACGACCAGGGCATGCAGATCCGGCAGTTGATCTCAAGGGGCGTGGACGGGCTCCTGATCAACACGCGGGGCGACCGGGGGGAATCGGACCGGATACGGGACATGGTGCGGAACCACATACCCGTGGTGACGTACCACTATCCCACGGAGCATATCAGCGGTGTCGTGCTGGATCTCGAGGCCGACTTCTATCACGCGACGAACCACCTGATCGAACTGGGCCACCGGCGGATCGGGTACATCGGCCGGAACCTGGACCTCGAAAGCCCGGTTTCGTCCAAGGGAAGAGGGTACTGCAGGGCGATGGGGGACAACGACCTGCCCCATGAGATCATCCCGCCCCTGGGCAGCCGCGGCGAAGGCGGATATATCCAGGGACTGAACCTGCGGGATCGGTTCTCCGCCTTGCTCTGCAGGGATGATTACACGGCGATCGGCATTTGCCGCGGCCTGCGGGACGGGGGGCTTCGTATACCGGAAGACGTGGCCGTGGTGGGTTTTGGAGATATTGATGTATCGGCCTACCTTTCGCCTGCGCTGACCACGATGGCCGTCCCCTATCAGGAAATAGCGGGGACGGCGATGAATCTGCTGCTGCGCAAGATCGGCGGAGCAGATTCGGCCGAGCAGGTCACGCTCCACTCCCGCCTCATCGTCCGGGAGTCCTGCGGCGGGAACAAGGACTAG